ATTGAAAACCTGAAGACTCTTCTTTAGCCTGATAATTGCGGTAATCCTCTTCATCGGCTTTAGATGGGCCTTCTAATTCTCTAATACTCAGGGAAATTCGCTGTTCGTTTTCATTTACATCCAATACCTTCACTTTTACTTCTTCATTCTCTGAAAGCACTTCATGCGGTGTGCCGATGTGCTTATTCGAGATTTGAGAAATGTGAACAAGTCCTTCTACACCAGGCAGAATTTCTACAAATGCACCGAAAGAAACTAAACGTTTCACTGTGCCGTCTAAAACATCGCCTGCTTTTACTTTATCAGCAATGTTTTCCCAAGGTCCAGGAAGTGTTTCTTTAATAGATAGTGAGATTCTTTCGTTATCACGGTCAATCGATAACACTTTCACTTGAACTTTTTGTCCTTCTTCTACAACTTCAGACGGTTTATCAACGTGATTATGTGAAAGCTGTGAAATGTGAACCAGCCCGTCAATGCCGCCGATATCGACAAAAGCTCCGAAATCAGTCAGACGCTGAACCGTTCCCTCAAGCACTTCGCCTGCTTTAATCATATCTAATCTTTGCTGTTTCTTTTCGCCGTGTTCTTTTTCAACTACAGCGCGATGGGATAGGA
The window above is part of the Metabacillus dongyingensis genome. Proteins encoded here:
- the rpsA gene encoding 30S ribosomal protein S1, translated to MVEDMNDVEVKTPEVGDILKGIVTKVEDKQVIVEIDNVKHTGIIPISELSSLHVEKASDVVSENEELQLKVTKVEDEALILSKRAIDADLAWDQLQTKFESKEVFEAEVKDVVKGGLVVDLGVRGFIPASLVESHFVEDFSDYKGKTLSLMVVEIDREKNRVILSHRAVVEKEHGEKKQQRLDMIKAGEVLEGTVQRLTDFGAFVDIGGIDGLVHISQLSHNHVDKPSEVVEEGQKVQVKVLSIDRDNERISLSIKETLPGPWENIADKVKAGDVLDGTVKRLVSFGAFVEILPGVEGLVHISQISNKHIGTPHEVLSENEEVKVKVLDVNENEQRISLSIRELEGPSKADEEDYRNYQAKEESSGFQLGEMIGDKLNKLK